The following are from one region of the Haloactinomyces albus genome:
- a CDS encoding flavin reductase family protein, translating to MTSTEAPAGTAPTPAEMRTAMGAFASGVTVVTGIDGDEAVGFACQSFASVSLEPPLVLFCADHSGRAWPRIRNAGRFCVNVLSEQQTDLCDRFGSHRGRKYDGLDWELSHWNTPALRDVLLRVHAEIHDVHVAGDHDVVIGHVLQLETVNEERPMIFFRGRFGIEPEHAEQSPPAPWCGTDRWG from the coding sequence ATGACTTCCACAGAAGCACCCGCCGGGACGGCACCGACTCCCGCGGAAATGCGCACGGCGATGGGTGCCTTCGCCAGCGGCGTCACCGTGGTGACCGGTATCGACGGCGACGAGGCGGTGGGCTTCGCCTGCCAGTCGTTCGCCTCGGTATCGCTGGAGCCACCTCTGGTGCTGTTCTGCGCCGACCATTCCGGTCGCGCCTGGCCGCGGATCCGCAACGCCGGACGGTTCTGCGTCAATGTGCTCTCCGAGCAGCAAACCGACCTCTGTGACCGCTTCGGATCGCACCGGGGGCGCAAGTACGACGGGTTGGACTGGGAGCTGTCCCACTGGAACACGCCCGCGCTGCGTGACGTGCTGCTGCGTGTACATGCAGAAATCCACGATGTCCACGTAGCGGGTGACCACGACGTGGTGATCGGGCACGTGTTGCAACTGGAGACGGTGAACGAGGAACGCCCGATGATTTTCTTCCGGGGCCGGTTCGGGATCGAACCGGAGCACGCCGAGCAGTCCCCGCCCGCGCCATGGTGTGGGACGGACCGCTGGGGATGA
- a CDS encoding alpha/beta fold hydrolase, with the protein MPEPTYESTLRELRTDQGVLRYHEAGDGPPLLMLHGSGPGVSGWQNFSGNLPVFAEHFRCLVLEFPGFGASDSTGEHPMAAAAPAVPRFLDGLGLSQVDVIGNSMGGIIAAQTAIGHPDRIRRLVTVGGMGRNLFSPGPGEGINLLMEFAEDPTRERLVQWLNSMVHDRSMVTEELIEQRWRLATDPESLASARRMYGRGALEARAAAAENSDAPPTWAMLHKIKARTMITWGRDDRVSPLDMAIVPMRTIPDVELHVFPDCGHWAMIEQKQAWESAVLAFLLRKDNS; encoded by the coding sequence ATGCCGGAACCGACCTATGAGTCCACATTGCGTGAACTTCGGACCGATCAGGGGGTGTTGCGCTACCACGAAGCAGGCGATGGTCCACCGCTGCTGATGCTGCACGGCTCGGGTCCCGGCGTCAGCGGCTGGCAGAACTTCAGCGGCAACCTGCCGGTGTTCGCCGAGCACTTCCGTTGCCTGGTGTTGGAGTTCCCCGGCTTCGGGGCCAGCGATTCCACCGGCGAACACCCGATGGCAGCCGCCGCGCCTGCTGTGCCGCGTTTCCTCGACGGCCTCGGGTTGTCGCAGGTCGACGTGATCGGCAACTCGATGGGGGGCATCATCGCCGCACAAACCGCCATCGGCCATCCGGACCGGATACGCAGACTGGTCACGGTCGGCGGTATGGGGCGCAACCTGTTCAGCCCGGGCCCCGGCGAGGGGATCAACCTGCTGATGGAGTTCGCCGAGGATCCCACCCGCGAGCGGTTGGTGCAGTGGTTGAACTCGATGGTCCACGACCGTTCGATGGTCACCGAGGAGCTGATCGAACAGCGGTGGCGGCTGGCCACCGACCCGGAGTCGTTGGCCAGTGCCCGCAGGATGTACGGCAGGGGTGCGCTCGAGGCGCGGGCCGCTGCGGCCGAGAACTCCGATGCGCCGCCCACCTGGGCGATGCTGCACAAGATCAAGGCCAGGACGATGATCACCTGGGGGCGTGATGACCGGGTGAGCCCGCTGGACATGGCGATCGTGCCGATGCGCACGATTCCCGATGTCGAGCTGCACGTGTTCCCCGACTGCGGGCACTGGGCGATGATCGAACAGAAGCAGGCCTGGGAGAGCGCCGTACTGGCCTTCCTGCTCCGAAAGGACAACTCGTGA
- a CDS encoding ferredoxin--NADP reductase, protein MAQPATLRVRVVQVIRETPDAHSLVLEPVDAPEGIDYRPGQFVTVRVPSSRDGGAARCYSLCSSPHRAEKPRITVKRTAGGYGSNWICDNVVEGATLEMLRPSGTFTPGSLDEDVLLLAGGSGITPVMSILKSCLSAGTGSVTLIYANCDEQSVIFRDELMTLAEEYPERLTIVHWLESVQGLPTEPGIRALVAPYTDRRIFLCGPGPFMELATAVLTTLQVPAERINVERFSSLRGDPFADDEVEIDTSGPSSTVEVELDGQTRTVSWPRGNKLLDALLEAGVDAPFSCREGACSACACVLLDGEVTLDNNEVLDQQDLDDGLILACQARPVTGRLKVTYDE, encoded by the coding sequence ATGGCGCAACCCGCCACGCTGCGCGTGCGTGTCGTGCAGGTGATCCGCGAGACGCCGGACGCGCATTCGCTGGTGCTGGAACCGGTGGACGCCCCCGAGGGGATCGACTACCGGCCAGGGCAGTTCGTGACCGTCCGGGTCCCGTCCAGCCGGGACGGTGGTGCGGCGCGCTGCTATTCGCTGTGCAGTTCGCCGCATCGGGCGGAGAAGCCCAGAATCACCGTGAAGCGCACCGCGGGTGGATACGGTTCGAACTGGATCTGCGACAACGTCGTCGAGGGCGCCACACTGGAGATGCTGCGGCCCTCGGGGACGTTCACGCCGGGGTCACTGGACGAGGACGTGCTGCTGCTCGCGGGCGGCAGTGGGATCACCCCGGTCATGTCGATCCTGAAATCGTGCCTGTCCGCGGGAACCGGCTCGGTCACGCTGATCTATGCCAACTGCGACGAGCAGTCGGTGATCTTCCGCGACGAGCTGATGACGCTGGCCGAGGAATACCCCGAGCGGCTCACCATCGTGCACTGGCTGGAGTCGGTGCAAGGGCTGCCCACGGAGCCCGGTATCCGCGCGCTGGTGGCGCCGTACACCGACCGGCGGATCTTTCTCTGCGGCCCGGGGCCGTTCATGGAACTTGCCACCGCTGTGCTGACCACGCTGCAAGTTCCCGCGGAACGGATCAATGTGGAGCGGTTCTCCTCGCTGCGCGGTGATCCCTTCGCCGACGACGAGGTCGAGATCGATACCTCGGGTCCGTCGAGCACGGTCGAGGTCGAGCTCGACGGACAGACCCGGACCGTTTCCTGGCCACGTGGCAACAAGCTGCTCGACGCACTGCTGGAAGCAGGCGTCGACGCCCCGTTCTCCTGCCGGGAAGGGGCGTGCAGCGCCTGCGCGTGCGTGCTCCTCGACGGCGAGGTGACGTTGGACAACAACGAGGTGCTCGATCAGCAGGACCTCGACGACGGCCTGATCCTGGCTTGCCAGGCAAGACCGGTCACCGGTCGGCTGAAGGTCACCTACGACGAGTGA
- a CDS encoding IclR family transcriptional regulator, which yields MTVLSAAPEAGRDQRRGLPPSMVERMTLILDSFEGRSVRLSLDDVTQRTQLPRSTAHRILDQLVRLRWLERTSSGYSLGQRVLGIGGRDGSCAEVRSVAAPLLHELQMKTGMVVHLAVLDGAEVYYLDKVGGRFATSVPSRVGGRVPAHCTALGKAMLTWLQPEQVEDRIGDAIVRLTNRTIGDLSTLHQELNRIRRRQGLAFERGECFPEISCVAAAIRGSEELPASISLVGDQRAPLEKVAPLVVDAARQISRELFPHLHENRRSPRIAEAPEATWSSETMDRFLATGQYGDWL from the coding sequence ATGACCGTGCTCAGTGCAGCGCCGGAGGCCGGGCGGGACCAGCGTCGCGGGTTGCCCCCATCGATGGTCGAGCGAATGACCCTGATCCTGGATTCCTTCGAGGGGCGATCGGTGCGGTTGAGCCTGGATGATGTCACACAGCGCACGCAGCTTCCCCGTTCAACCGCTCATCGGATCCTCGATCAGCTGGTGCGGCTGCGCTGGCTGGAACGCACCTCGTCCGGCTACAGCCTCGGTCAGCGCGTGCTCGGCATCGGCGGTCGCGATGGCAGCTGTGCCGAGGTTCGTTCCGTCGCCGCGCCGCTGCTGCACGAACTCCAGATGAAAACTGGAATGGTCGTTCACTTGGCGGTGCTCGACGGTGCCGAGGTGTACTACCTCGACAAGGTCGGCGGGCGCTTCGCCACGAGCGTGCCCTCACGGGTCGGGGGGCGCGTCCCGGCACACTGCACCGCGCTGGGCAAGGCCATGCTGACGTGGCTGCAACCGGAGCAGGTCGAGGACCGGATCGGTGACGCCATCGTGCGATTGACCAACCGCACGATCGGTGATCTGAGCACGCTGCACCAGGAGCTCAACCGCATCCGGCGGCGACAAGGGCTGGCCTTCGAGCGCGGCGAGTGCTTTCCCGAGATCAGTTGCGTGGCGGCGGCCATTCGTGGTTCGGAGGAACTCCCGGCGAGCATTTCGCTCGTCGGCGACCAGCGTGCGCCGCTGGAGAAGGTCGCCCCGCTGGTGGTCGATGCGGCGCGGCAGATATCGAGGGAATTGTTCCCGCACCTGCACGAGAACCGACGGTCGCCCCGGATCGCCGAGGCGCCGGAGGCAACCTGGTCCTCCGAGACCATGGACCGCTTTCTGGCCACCGGCCAGTACGGCGACTGGCTCTGA
- a CDS encoding FAD-binding protein produces MSRWDTEHDFVIVGSGGGGMAAALTAADEGLDTLVVEKGSMYGGSTGISGGGIWIPNNPTLRAAGHEDSRESIRRYLDLLTEGRVPAARLDAYVDHGPVAMELLGRSKWLRFFWVKGYSDYHPEFEGGRPRGRSIEAKPFDTRKLGEDEKYQRPNNMKGPLGLWITAKDYRDMAMVKRTWRGRWASVIAAWRVSSNVIRRRHMATGGRALVARLRMALKDAGVPLWLDTPMTELVIGDDGAVSGIVVRREGRTLRIRARHGVLLATGGFEHSKQLREQHLPAGARENYSAGAKENIGDGILVGQQVGADVDLMDDAWWMPSVRHPAGAVIPLVSERSIPPSVIVSSAGTRFTNESAPYVNFVHDQIAGGHVPAWFVMDAKARARYPFAQILPGMSIPKEFHEAGIVHQAGTIAELAKRIGVPADALSDTVERFNGFARSGVDSDFRRGESAYDRYYGDPTLPNPTLDEIAKPPFYAVRIEVGDLGTKGGLVCDEHGRVLRAEGGAVDGLYAAGNTTAAVMGNEYAGPGATIGPSIVFGYLAARHAATRSRSGRDPLTRSA; encoded by the coding sequence GTGAGCCGCTGGGACACCGAACACGACTTCGTCATCGTCGGCTCGGGCGGCGGTGGGATGGCCGCGGCGCTCACCGCGGCCGATGAGGGACTCGACACGCTGGTGGTCGAGAAAGGATCGATGTACGGCGGTTCCACCGGAATCTCCGGCGGTGGCATCTGGATCCCCAACAATCCCACCCTGCGCGCGGCGGGCCACGAGGACAGCCGCGAGTCGATCCGCCGCTACCTCGACCTGCTGACCGAGGGACGGGTGCCCGCGGCGCGGCTGGACGCCTACGTCGATCACGGACCCGTCGCCATGGAACTGCTCGGCCGAAGCAAGTGGCTGCGGTTCTTCTGGGTCAAGGGATACTCCGACTACCACCCCGAGTTCGAGGGCGGTCGCCCGAGGGGGCGCTCGATCGAGGCGAAACCCTTCGACACCCGCAAGCTCGGCGAGGACGAGAAGTACCAGCGCCCCAACAACATGAAGGGACCGCTGGGACTGTGGATCACCGCCAAGGACTACCGCGACATGGCGATGGTCAAGCGCACCTGGCGCGGTCGCTGGGCCTCGGTGATCGCGGCATGGCGGGTGTCCTCGAACGTGATCCGCCGCCGCCACATGGCCACCGGTGGTCGCGCGCTGGTGGCGCGGCTGCGGATGGCGCTCAAGGACGCCGGTGTCCCGCTGTGGCTGGACACGCCGATGACCGAGCTGGTGATCGGGGACGACGGCGCGGTGTCCGGCATCGTCGTGCGGCGCGAAGGCCGCACGCTGCGGATCCGCGCCCGCCACGGGGTGTTGCTGGCCACCGGTGGGTTCGAGCACAGCAAGCAACTGCGGGAACAACACCTGCCCGCCGGGGCGCGGGAGAACTACAGCGCCGGCGCGAAGGAGAACATCGGTGACGGCATCCTGGTGGGGCAACAGGTCGGCGCGGACGTCGACCTGATGGACGACGCGTGGTGGATGCCCTCGGTGCGGCACCCCGCAGGTGCGGTCATTCCGCTGGTGTCGGAGCGTTCCATTCCGCCGTCGGTGATCGTGTCCTCGGCAGGCACGCGGTTCACCAACGAGTCCGCGCCCTACGTCAACTTCGTGCACGACCAGATCGCAGGCGGGCACGTGCCCGCGTGGTTCGTGATGGACGCCAAGGCACGCGCGCGCTACCCGTTCGCGCAGATACTCCCCGGAATGTCGATCCCGAAGGAGTTCCACGAGGCCGGTATCGTCCACCAGGCAGGCACCATCGCCGAGCTGGCGAAGCGAATCGGGGTTCCCGCGGATGCGCTGAGCGACACCGTCGAGCGGTTCAACGGCTTCGCGCGCAGCGGTGTGGACTCCGACTTCCGTCGCGGCGAGAGCGCCTACGACCGGTATTACGGCGATCCGACACTGCCGAACCCGACGCTCGACGAGATCGCCAAGCCGCCGTTCTACGCGGTGCGGATCGAGGTCGGCGACCTCGGCACCAAGGGTGGTCTGGTGTGCGACGAGCACGGCCGCGTGCTGCGCGCCGAGGGCGGTGCGGTCGACGGGCTCTATGCCGCGGGAAACACCACGGCCGCGGTGATGGGGAACGAATACGCCGGACCGGGCGCCACGATCGGCCCTTCGATCGTGTTCGGTTATCTCGCGGCCCGACATGCCGCCACGCGCTCCCGGTCCGGACGCGACCCGCTCACCCGGTCGGCATGA